The following proteins are co-located in the Shouchella hunanensis genome:
- a CDS encoding ACT domain-containing protein, which yields MSDNQFFLVREDMLTDAMQRTLEAKALLATGKAAKINEAVQLVGISRSAFYKYKDGIFPFHSVNKERIITLMINLEDRSGTLSELLQIVASTGANILTINQTIPLQGRASITLSVDTAPIQIGLHELFAKMKSLEAVERVEMVGSGS from the coding sequence GTGAGTGACAATCAGTTTTTTCTAGTGAGAGAAGATATGTTAACCGATGCAATGCAGCGAACGTTAGAAGCAAAGGCACTACTTGCAACTGGAAAAGCAGCGAAGATTAATGAAGCCGTTCAGCTTGTAGGCATCAGTCGAAGTGCATTCTATAAATATAAGGATGGTATCTTCCCTTTTCATTCTGTTAATAAAGAACGTATTATTACGTTAATGATTAATTTAGAAGATCGATCCGGGACGTTATCAGAATTACTTCAAATTGTTGCGAGTACCGGAGCGAATATATTAACAATCAATCAAACGATTCCACTTCAAGGTCGAGCGAGCATTACCTTATCCGTGGATACCGCTCCAATTCAAATTGGGCTCCATGAGTTATTTGCAAAAATGAAATCACTTGAAGCAGTCGAGCGAGTAGAAATGGTTGGCTCTGGCTCGTAG
- a CDS encoding transglycosylase domain-containing protein, whose translation MVASAFVGMVALSFIIFVIFMLAGSYQLDEEKLMMNRSSVLVDTEGNVITNLYMENREFVSITEIPEYVQQGFVAMEDSRFYEHQGIDFRAIGRALYRDLLAGAKVEGGSTITQQLAKNLFLSNEKAWLRKTNEVLIAMNLERRYSKEEILEMYLNQIYFGHGAYGIEAASQLYFNKPAKELTVYEGASLVAVVNAPSTFSPLNEVEKNKERRDLVLKVMAQQGYLSSEEASSYQDAPVETDHQEYVLDEALFTYIDMVMDEASERYNISNNELLTGGYRIVSPIDLAFQHETYRALNDERFYPEGSKDAQGAMMFMDVNTGGVLAAQGGKEYVRRGLNRLNVNRSPASTFKPLAVYAPALESGMYHPYSTLKDELLLYEDETEDGYTPRNATGEYSGEMTLYDSLVQSANAPAVWLLNEMGVSDSVRQLRKFGLQVPDRQLSLALGGLYEGVTPYEMTKSYRPFAHEGQLIEPHFIKDIYDSNGKRVGGANLVETEVMSEQTAWSMTRMLEQVMKEGTGATGVQTTSPIAGKTGTQGYPNVAGAVRDAWFVGYTPEVVGSVWMGYDTTTDDQYFTGGSQHPTRLFQAMVDELPASNQGTAFVKPEGVKDLEPPIAMQEINNFEASYSLGGNGLLSVYLEWDAFEDDRMEFNVYEVQDDERKRVASNLTESSYSEGRYNPFSIPSYQIVAYDPVTEVEGSESEILKPSFEFSFSLTP comes from the coding sequence TTGGTTGCGAGTGCGTTCGTCGGTATGGTAGCACTGTCTTTCATTATATTCGTAATCTTTATGTTAGCTGGTTCTTATCAGCTAGACGAAGAGAAACTTATGATGAATCGATCGAGCGTCCTCGTCGATACAGAAGGAAATGTAATTACGAACTTATATATGGAAAATCGAGAGTTTGTTAGCATTACAGAAATCCCTGAGTACGTACAGCAGGGGTTTGTTGCGATGGAAGATTCACGCTTTTATGAACATCAAGGCATTGATTTTAGAGCAATTGGGCGGGCGCTTTATCGAGATTTACTAGCAGGAGCAAAAGTTGAAGGGGGGAGTACGATTACCCAACAACTTGCAAAAAATTTGTTTTTATCAAATGAAAAAGCATGGCTCCGTAAGACGAATGAAGTACTAATAGCAATGAATTTGGAGCGACGGTACAGTAAAGAAGAAATTTTAGAAATGTACTTAAATCAAATATATTTTGGTCATGGTGCTTATGGCATTGAAGCGGCCTCTCAATTGTATTTTAATAAACCTGCTAAAGAGTTAACCGTGTATGAAGGTGCTTCGTTAGTTGCTGTCGTGAATGCGCCTAGTACGTTTTCTCCATTAAATGAAGTGGAAAAAAACAAAGAACGCCGCGACCTAGTACTAAAGGTCATGGCGCAACAGGGTTACTTATCAAGCGAAGAAGCATCATCTTATCAGGATGCTCCGGTAGAAACGGATCATCAAGAATATGTATTGGATGAAGCGTTGTTTACGTACATTGATATGGTGATGGATGAAGCAAGCGAGCGCTACAACATAAGTAACAATGAATTACTTACAGGTGGATATCGTATTGTGAGTCCGATTGATTTGGCGTTTCAGCATGAGACTTATCGAGCATTAAATGATGAACGTTTTTACCCTGAAGGAAGTAAAGATGCGCAAGGAGCCATGATGTTCATGGATGTTAACACTGGCGGGGTGTTAGCGGCACAAGGTGGAAAAGAGTATGTTCGAAGAGGGTTAAATCGACTTAATGTTAATCGATCTCCAGCATCAACATTTAAACCACTTGCTGTATATGCGCCAGCTTTGGAAAGTGGCATGTATCATCCTTATTCTACGTTAAAGGATGAATTGCTTCTATATGAGGATGAAACAGAAGATGGCTACACACCACGAAACGCCACTGGAGAGTATAGTGGTGAAATGACATTATATGATTCCCTCGTTCAATCGGCTAATGCACCAGCTGTTTGGCTACTAAACGAAATGGGAGTCAGCGATTCAGTTCGTCAATTAAGAAAGTTTGGGTTGCAGGTGCCAGACAGACAGTTATCACTCGCGTTAGGTGGTCTTTATGAAGGCGTGACTCCTTACGAAATGACCAAATCGTATCGACCTTTTGCTCATGAAGGTCAGTTGATTGAACCTCATTTTATTAAAGATATTTATGATTCCAATGGCAAGCGAGTTGGTGGAGCTAATCTAGTTGAAACAGAGGTCATGTCTGAGCAAACCGCTTGGTCAATGACGCGAATGCTCGAACAAGTAATGAAAGAAGGTACTGGCGCTACTGGTGTGCAAACGACGTCTCCTATCGCTGGAAAAACAGGAACTCAGGGCTACCCAAATGTAGCGGGAGCAGTACGAGATGCTTGGTTCGTTGGGTATACGCCTGAGGTCGTTGGAAGTGTGTGGATGGGATATGATACGACAACCGACGATCAGTACTTTACAGGGGGAAGTCAACACCCGACGCGTTTATTTCAAGCGATGGTAGATGAGCTGCCTGCTTCAAATCAAGGGACAGCGTTTGTAAAGCCAGAAGGTGTTAAAGATCTTGAGCCACCTATTGCGATGCAAGAGATAAATAATTTCGAAGCGAGTTATTCTCTCGGAGGAAATGGTTTGTTAAGCGTCTATTTAGAGTGGGATGCGTTTGAAGATGATCGAATGGAATTCAACGTTTATGAAGTTCAAGACGATGAACGAAAAAGAGTAGCTTCGAACTTAACAGAATCTAGCTACTCAGAAGGACGGTACAATCCATTTTCCATTCCAAGTTATCAAATCGTTGCATATGATCCTGTAACAGAGGTAGAAGGATCTGAGAGTGAGATTCTAAAACCGAGCTTTGAGTTTTCTTTTTCTCTTACTCCATAA
- the hemY gene encoding protoporphyrinogen oxidase gives MPLKNSLLLLIRMSNDQVAIIGAGATGLAAALWLEDHTSIQYHVFEQQDRAGGKVVTTVDDGFIIEGGADSYLERKIAMTDLIKRVGLEEELVRNEVGQAYILKDGDLYPNPKRTVLGIPTDLDEFMKTDLISDDGKKELLKEYNKPMAPRVNEDISLGDFFEHRLGKEMVSSLIEPLLGGIYGGNIYELSMRATFPHFLKMEEEGSLLRALEQKQQPHENVKKQGMFLTVKTGLQSVFEAVVANLKEGSVSFNTQVEEIVKEGDNRYLVRLANGEKKGPYHSVLITTPPQKASELIPDNKIKQQLQALTATSCATVALTFPEYAIDIPHEGTGFVVARNGQETITACTWTDVKWPHTGKSGKTLMRAYVGKPDQPEIVHESDESITNAVLADLKGIMNSNATPERVHITRWYEAMPQYKVGHVERVKQLAHELTATHPGLHVAGAAFEGVGVPDCVKQGNEVAKKIVDTVKVT, from the coding sequence ATGCCATTGAAAAACAGTTTGCTGCTGTTGATACGTATGAGTAATGATCAAGTAGCCATTATCGGTGCAGGGGCTACTGGATTAGCTGCTGCACTTTGGTTAGAAGACCATACATCCATACAGTACCACGTGTTTGAGCAACAGGATCGTGCGGGTGGTAAAGTTGTAACAACAGTGGATGATGGGTTTATTATTGAAGGTGGCGCGGATTCTTATTTAGAGCGTAAAATCGCCATGACCGATTTAATTAAGAGAGTTGGTTTAGAAGAGGAACTTGTTCGTAATGAAGTGGGACAAGCATATATCTTAAAAGATGGCGACCTTTATCCAAATCCAAAGCGAACGGTCTTAGGTATTCCTACTGACCTTGATGAATTTATGAAAACGGACTTAATTTCGGATGATGGTAAGAAAGAACTTTTAAAGGAATATAATAAGCCAATGGCCCCTAGAGTGAATGAGGACATCTCGTTAGGAGATTTCTTTGAACATCGACTAGGTAAAGAAATGGTCTCTTCATTAATTGAGCCTTTATTAGGTGGTATTTACGGTGGAAATATTTACGAGTTAAGTATGAGAGCGACTTTCCCTCATTTTTTAAAGATGGAGGAAGAAGGTAGTTTGCTCAGAGCACTCGAACAGAAACAGCAGCCTCATGAAAACGTCAAAAAACAAGGTATGTTTTTAACAGTAAAAACGGGACTACAATCAGTATTTGAGGCAGTTGTTGCGAACCTTAAGGAAGGGAGTGTTTCCTTCAATACACAAGTGGAAGAGATTGTGAAAGAAGGAGACAATCGTTATTTAGTCCGTTTAGCTAATGGTGAGAAAAAAGGACCGTATCACTCGGTGCTTATTACGACACCACCGCAAAAAGCAAGTGAGCTAATACCGGATAATAAGATTAAACAGCAATTGCAAGCTCTGACAGCTACAAGTTGTGCAACCGTTGCTCTGACCTTTCCCGAGTATGCAATCGATATTCCTCATGAAGGAACTGGTTTTGTCGTTGCTCGAAATGGACAAGAAACGATAACAGCTTGTACGTGGACAGATGTAAAATGGCCACATACAGGAAAGTCAGGTAAAACGTTAATGCGCGCATATGTAGGGAAGCCTGATCAACCTGAGATCGTTCATGAAAGTGACGAATCTATAACAAATGCCGTTTTAGCAGATTTAAAAGGTATTATGAATAGTAACGCGACCCCGGAGCGCGTACACATTACGAGGTGGTATGAAGCAATGCCACAATACAAGGTTGGTCATGTCGAACGGGTAAAACAACTTGCACATGAGTTGACTGCAACACATCCTGGCTTGCATGTTGCTGGTGCTGCATTTGAAGGTGTTGGTGTTCCGGACTGCGTGAAGCAAGGGAATGAAGTAGCGAAGAAAATAGTTGATACAGTAAAAGTGACGTGA
- the hemH gene encoding ferrochelatase: MKKKIGLLVMAYGTPRKKEEIEPYYTHIRYGRPPSQEALQDLTDRYEAIGGISPLARITEQQADGLAEVLNKRFEQYEFIPYLGLKHISPFIEDAVQQMHADGLDEAVSIVLAPHFSTFSVKSYNGRAKTEAERLGGLTIKSVESWYTEPKFLTYWSEMIQEEMKKVASKDDLCVIFSAHSLPEKIIAAGDPYPEQLKETAQLLAEKADVMHYEIGWQSEGNTPDPWLGPDVQDLTRELYADKGYKAFMYCPVGFVAEHLEVLYDNDYECKVVTDEIGATYLRPPMPNDHPLFLEAMADAIEKQFAAVDTYE, encoded by the coding sequence ATGAAGAAAAAAATTGGGTTACTTGTAATGGCGTATGGTACCCCTCGAAAGAAAGAGGAGATTGAACCCTATTACACGCATATTCGTTATGGGCGCCCGCCTTCTCAAGAGGCGTTACAAGATTTAACGGATCGGTATGAGGCAATTGGTGGGATTAGTCCATTAGCTCGTATTACCGAACAACAAGCAGACGGACTTGCTGAGGTACTTAATAAACGGTTTGAACAGTATGAATTTATTCCATATCTAGGGTTAAAGCATATCTCACCTTTTATAGAGGATGCGGTTCAGCAAATGCATGCGGATGGTTTAGATGAAGCGGTATCTATTGTACTTGCACCACACTTTTCCACGTTTAGCGTAAAGTCGTATAATGGACGTGCAAAAACGGAAGCCGAGCGATTAGGTGGACTGACAATTAAATCAGTAGAAAGCTGGTACACTGAGCCGAAATTTTTAACTTATTGGTCAGAAATGATTCAAGAAGAAATGAAAAAAGTAGCTTCAAAAGACGATCTTTGCGTGATTTTTTCTGCACACAGCTTGCCTGAGAAGATTATTGCAGCAGGAGACCCGTACCCTGAGCAATTAAAAGAAACGGCACAGCTACTAGCTGAAAAAGCAGATGTTATGCATTATGAAATTGGATGGCAGAGCGAAGGGAATACACCGGATCCTTGGCTTGGCCCTGATGTGCAAGACTTGACGAGAGAGTTGTATGCCGACAAAGGCTATAAAGCTTTTATGTATTGTCCAGTTGGTTTTGTAGCAGAGCACCTAGAAGTCTTATATGACAATGATTACGAATGTAAGGTTGTAACCGATGAGATTGGTGCTACCTATTTAAGACCACCAATGCCAAATGATCATCCGCTCTTTTTAGAAGCAATGGCAGATGCCATTGAAAAACAGTTTGCTGCTGTTGATACGTATGAGTAA
- the obgE gene encoding GTPase ObgE, with the protein MFIDKVKVYAKGGDGGNGMVAYRREKYVPDGGPAGGDGGRGANVVLQVDEGLRTLMDFRYNRHFKAKRGEHGMSKNMHGKNAKDLVVSVPPGTTVTDETTGALIADLTEHGQSAIVAKGGRGGRGNVRFATPANPAPDHAENGEPGIERNLVLELKVLADVGLVGFPSVGKSTLLSIVSAAKPKIADYHFTTITPNLGVVDTQDNRSFVMADLPGLIEGAHEGVGLGHQFLRHIERTRVIVHLIDMSAMEGRDPVDDYKKITAELAQYNYRLTERPQIIVANKMDMPDAAGNLERFKQEMDEEVHIHPMSAITREGVRELLLAIADELEHAPEFPLHDKETDEEARVVYRHETPVDPFIITRADDGVYEVSGAELERVFKMTDFARDESVRRFARKLRRMGVDAALREKGAKDGDMVRIMKFEFEFID; encoded by the coding sequence ATGTTTATAGATAAAGTAAAGGTATATGCAAAAGGTGGCGACGGCGGGAATGGTATGGTCGCTTATCGTCGTGAAAAATATGTTCCTGATGGTGGACCTGCTGGTGGAGATGGAGGCCGGGGCGCCAATGTTGTGTTACAAGTAGATGAGGGATTACGGACATTGATGGACTTTCGTTATAACCGTCATTTTAAAGCAAAGCGTGGAGAACATGGAATGTCAAAAAACATGCATGGGAAAAACGCGAAAGACTTAGTGGTTTCAGTCCCTCCGGGAACGACAGTAACGGACGAAACGACAGGTGCACTAATTGCTGATTTAACGGAACACGGACAATCAGCTATTGTTGCAAAAGGTGGACGTGGTGGACGTGGAAACGTTCGATTTGCCACACCAGCAAACCCAGCTCCTGATCATGCTGAAAATGGAGAGCCAGGTATAGAACGAAATTTAGTTCTTGAACTCAAAGTATTGGCTGATGTTGGGCTAGTTGGCTTTCCGTCTGTTGGTAAATCGACATTGCTTTCAATTGTGTCTGCAGCGAAGCCAAAAATAGCTGATTATCATTTTACAACGATTACACCGAATTTAGGCGTTGTTGATACACAGGATAATCGTAGTTTTGTTATGGCGGATTTACCAGGATTAATTGAAGGCGCTCATGAGGGTGTAGGTCTTGGACACCAATTCTTACGTCATATTGAGCGTACACGTGTCATTGTGCATCTAATCGATATGTCGGCCATGGAAGGACGCGATCCAGTTGACGACTATAAAAAAATTACAGCAGAACTGGCACAGTATAATTATCGTTTAACAGAGCGCCCGCAAATTATTGTAGCTAATAAAATGGACATGCCAGATGCTGCTGGAAATCTAGAGCGATTTAAACAAGAAATGGACGAAGAGGTTCACATTCATCCAATGTCTGCGATTACGCGAGAGGGTGTAAGAGAGCTCCTTTTAGCGATAGCTGATGAGTTAGAGCATGCGCCGGAATTTCCACTCCATGATAAAGAAACAGATGAAGAAGCGCGAGTGGTGTATCGACATGAAACACCGGTTGATCCATTTATCATTACACGTGCTGATGATGGTGTCTATGAAGTGAGTGGTGCTGAGCTAGAGCGTGTATTTAAGATGACTGATTTTGCAAGAGACGAATCGGTACGACGATTTGCTCGAAAGCTAAGACGAATGGGTGTTGATGCGGCTTTACGTGAAAAAGGCGCTAAAGACGGTGATATGGTTCGAATTATGAAATTTGAATTTGAGTTTATTGACTAG
- a CDS encoding YrzI family small protein → MTFSILFFSIHIKKRTYSKKELETIVYNNKAMERLEEIRTTYYMH, encoded by the coding sequence ATGACTTTTTCGATTTTGTTCTTTTCTATTCATATTAAAAAACGAACGTATTCAAAAAAAGAACTTGAGACCATTGTTTATAATAATAAAGCAATGGAGCGATTAGAAGAAATTCGCACAACTTATTACATGCATTAA
- a CDS encoding EcsC family protein, which produces MNVKGVEEELAVWKRQQQRPESHLKKRIGHLQDAINLKMPKLYHAAATQCVKMTAEAIMYGIDMSNQLIVKEIRSFSLEEADQKAVDMFRRYRRMALAEGIGTGAGGFVAGAMDFPLFLSLKLKALFDVAHLYGFSTATLHDRFFILLLFQFSYGNRAHRLDVLKEVETYIQFGTINETNWKQLQLQYRDTIDIPKTLQLLPVVGAVFGGTANYYLFTKLEENTIQLCRMRWLAEFKRAALEKG; this is translated from the coding sequence ATGAATGTAAAGGGTGTAGAGGAAGAGCTTGCAGTATGGAAACGGCAGCAACAACGACCAGAATCACACTTGAAAAAAAGGATTGGACATTTGCAAGATGCGATCAATCTAAAGATGCCTAAACTCTACCATGCAGCTGCTACACAATGTGTGAAAATGACAGCGGAAGCAATTATGTACGGCATTGATATGTCCAATCAACTAATTGTGAAAGAAATACGTTCTTTTTCCCTTGAAGAAGCAGACCAGAAAGCGGTGGATATGTTTCGACGTTATCGCCGTATGGCATTAGCGGAGGGGATTGGAACTGGGGCAGGGGGATTTGTTGCAGGGGCAATGGATTTCCCTCTTTTTCTATCGTTAAAATTAAAAGCGTTGTTTGACGTTGCACATCTATATGGATTTTCAACCGCAACACTACACGACCGTTTTTTTATTTTATTATTGTTTCAGTTTAGCTATGGTAATCGAGCACATCGATTAGATGTATTAAAAGAAGTTGAAACCTATATTCAGTTTGGTACGATTAATGAAACGAATTGGAAACAATTGCAGCTTCAATATCGAGATACCATTGATATTCCGAAAACTTTGCAACTCCTTCCAGTTGTTGGGGCGGTATTTGGAGGAACAGCGAACTACTATTTATTCACAAAACTTGAAGAGAACACCATTCAGCTCTGTCGAATGCGTTGGCTAGCAGAATTCAAGCGAGCAGCTCTGGAGAAGGGTTAA
- the hemE gene encoding uroporphyrinogen decarboxylase, protein MAFNDTFLKACRGEAHDHVPVWYMRQAGRSQPEYRKIKETHSLFDITHDPELCAYVTKLPVDQYNNDAAILYKDIMTPLPFIGVDVEIKSGIGPVIYNPITSEKDVEQLGELNPEKDVAHVLETIKILRNQLHVPLISFAGAPFTLASYMIEGGPSKNYHKTKAFMHSNPKAWHLLMDKLGTMTVAYVHAQVAAGSQAIQLFDSWVGALSVSDYKRFIKPVMDRILTEVRSEGVPLILHGVGTPHLMNTWKDMPADVIGLDWRTTIDEARAIGIEKTVQGNLDPSILLAPWNVIEQETKAILDQGLKSNHFIFNLGQGVFPEVSPDTLRRLTAFIHEYSAEVKRKG, encoded by the coding sequence ATGGCGTTTAACGACACATTTTTGAAAGCATGTAGGGGAGAGGCTCATGACCATGTACCGGTTTGGTATATGAGACAAGCAGGGCGCTCTCAACCTGAATATCGGAAAATCAAGGAAACACATAGCTTGTTTGACATTACACATGACCCTGAACTTTGTGCGTATGTAACGAAGCTACCAGTTGATCAATATAACAATGACGCTGCTATTTTATACAAAGACATAATGACACCGCTCCCTTTTATCGGTGTGGATGTAGAAATTAAGTCAGGAATCGGTCCAGTCATTTACAATCCTATTACGTCAGAAAAAGATGTCGAGCAATTAGGGGAATTAAATCCTGAAAAAGATGTTGCTCATGTATTAGAAACGATAAAAATTCTACGTAACCAGCTTCATGTACCGCTAATCAGCTTTGCTGGAGCGCCATTTACATTAGCGAGTTATATGATTGAAGGCGGTCCCTCAAAAAATTATCATAAAACAAAAGCATTCATGCACTCGAACCCTAAAGCGTGGCATTTGTTAATGGATAAGCTTGGTACGATGACTGTTGCGTATGTGCATGCACAAGTTGCGGCTGGTTCGCAAGCCATACAGTTGTTTGATTCATGGGTGGGAGCATTGAGTGTAAGTGATTACAAACGGTTTATTAAACCAGTAATGGATCGAATTTTAACGGAAGTCCGTTCGGAAGGAGTTCCGCTCATTTTACATGGGGTAGGTACGCCTCATTTAATGAATACGTGGAAAGATATGCCAGCTGATGTCATTGGACTTGACTGGAGAACGACAATCGATGAAGCCAGAGCAATAGGAATTGAAAAAACGGTTCAAGGAAATTTAGATCCGTCCATTTTACTTGCACCATGGAATGTTATTGAGCAAGAGACGAAAGCAATTTTAGACCAGGGACTAAAGAGTAACCACTTTATCTTTAACTTAGGCCAGGGCGTTTTCCCAGAAGTATCTCCGGATACATTAAGACGATTAACGGCTTTTATTCATGAATACTCAGCTGAAGTGAAGCGAAAGGGGTAA
- a CDS encoding ABC transporter permease: MRQAQELWESRRHQYWSEARGYLKLILNSGFVISVYFLFIFLTVYYQQFVEQMPADFPLVLLLTVLFTWRLTAGSIRTFVKPADIVFLLPYETKMTVYFNQALRYSSIWQASYIVLLFMAVGPMFTERIGTGAAFWLALLFLILIKMWNLLCVWQEQRLVAKGERYSNMALRLLINAVATYLLFAQATVWLIVAIIVLMTILYKGYWQPLEKKHSLKWDRLIEVENQMVMFFYRIANAFTDVPQLRNKVRERHYLQWAVQSLGGKKGTVYHYLYARTFIRANDYLGTYLRLAVVGGLFIYVLPLGWMKLAMALLFTHITMMQLSTLSFHHSASIWIDLYPIKPEEKKQALTYITARLLFLLAIVYGVLAVVTSDLLYGVLVLIASALLGLYGSQTLVHRKKGKYRRVR; encoded by the coding sequence ATGAGACAGGCACAAGAGCTTTGGGAATCTAGACGTCATCAATACTGGTCAGAGGCGAGAGGATATTTAAAATTAATCTTAAACAGTGGCTTTGTTATTTCTGTTTATTTCCTATTTATTTTCCTTACCGTTTATTACCAGCAGTTTGTAGAGCAGATGCCTGCAGACTTTCCGCTTGTACTGTTGTTAACTGTGCTGTTTACGTGGCGCTTAACGGCAGGTTCCATTCGGACCTTTGTTAAACCGGCTGATATTGTTTTCTTATTACCTTATGAAACAAAGATGACGGTTTATTTCAATCAAGCATTAAGATACTCAAGTATATGGCAGGCCAGTTACATCGTCTTGTTATTTATGGCTGTTGGCCCAATGTTCACAGAACGTATTGGCACAGGGGCTGCCTTCTGGCTAGCACTATTGTTTCTTATTTTAATAAAAATGTGGAACCTCTTATGTGTTTGGCAGGAGCAACGCCTTGTGGCAAAAGGAGAGCGCTATTCAAATATGGCTCTTCGCTTGCTAATTAATGCTGTGGCGACTTATCTGCTATTCGCACAAGCTACGGTGTGGTTAATAGTAGCCATTATCGTTCTTATGACGATCCTGTACAAAGGATATTGGCAACCACTTGAAAAAAAGCATAGCTTAAAATGGGATCGATTAATTGAAGTTGAAAATCAGATGGTCATGTTCTTTTATCGAATCGCGAACGCTTTTACAGATGTACCTCAGCTTCGCAATAAAGTGCGGGAGCGTCATTACTTACAATGGGCTGTTCAATCGTTAGGTGGAAAAAAAGGTACTGTCTACCACTACTTATATGCGCGGACGTTTATTCGAGCGAATGACTATCTTGGTACGTATTTGCGCCTCGCTGTTGTGGGTGGCCTCTTCATTTATGTGCTACCGTTAGGGTGGATGAAATTGGCAATGGCATTGCTGTTTACTCATATTACGATGATGCAGTTATCAACTCTTTCTTTTCATCATTCTGCTAGTATTTGGATTGATTTATATCCGATAAAGCCTGAAGAAAAGAAGCAAGCATTAACGTATATCACAGCTCGTTTACTGTTTTTACTTGCTATCGTATACGGGGTACTCGCAGTTGTTACAAGTGATCTTTTGTATGGTGTGCTTGTCTTAATTGCCAGTGCGCTACTTGGACTATATGGAAGCCAAACACTCGTTCATCGAAAAAAAGGAAAGTATCGCAGAGTCCGCTAA
- a CDS encoding Spo0B domain-containing protein: MKDDKEIIKLLSSIRHDWLNAMQLIKGNAALGNHDRITTIINEMVFQTANESRLSSLDLPQAAVTILMQKYMQTNHLLDVEIDGELFSLAKYDEHLTCALRQFFLAYDAIVENDTSQLHIFFTFFDSSCLIEISSDQILNRQTLDNSLASLGKISKLTAIDQHTYAITALLEA, from the coding sequence ATGAAAGACGATAAAGAGATAATCAAGCTTCTTAGTTCAATCCGACATGATTGGTTGAATGCGATGCAGCTTATCAAGGGAAATGCTGCATTGGGAAACCACGATCGGATCACAACGATTATCAATGAAATGGTCTTTCAAACTGCAAATGAAAGCCGGTTAAGTAGCCTGGATTTACCACAAGCTGCCGTAACCATTTTAATGCAAAAGTATATGCAAACGAATCATTTACTGGACGTTGAAATAGATGGAGAGCTATTCTCTTTAGCAAAGTATGACGAGCATTTAACTTGTGCGCTAAGGCAATTCTTTTTAGCTTATGACGCGATTGTAGAAAATGATACGAGTCAATTGCATATTTTCTTCACTTTTTTCGATTCTTCTTGTTTAATTGAAATCAGTTCTGACCAAATTTTAAACAGGCAGACATTGGATAATAGCCTAGCATCATTGGGTAAAATTAGTAAGCTAACAGCAATTGATCAACATACGTACGCAATTACAGCGCTACTAGAAGCTTAA
- a CDS encoding cytochrome c biogenesis CcdA family protein, translating to MEVTFSIAFFAGLVSFFSPCIFPLMPAYLSQLTGTTVTNGAIAAPRRIILSRSFGFIAGFTLVFMLFGLASTMLGQLFVSNQALLERLGGIVIILFGLQMTGLISIRALFSDKRLEPSSNTAASFSKSLLFGFLFAAGWTPCIGLVLASILTLASTSATIWSGVFLLFIYSVGLGIPFLLIAMLWARSLHKMRRMNRYLPIIQKVSGVIMIILGILLFTGYFSTLAAMMAQYTPSWMK from the coding sequence ATGGAAGTAACCTTTAGCATTGCGTTTTTCGCAGGCTTAGTTTCTTTCTTTTCACCGTGCATCTTTCCTTTAATGCCTGCTTATTTATCTCAACTAACAGGCACTACTGTCACAAATGGGGCCATTGCTGCACCTAGAAGGATCATCCTGTCCAGAAGTTTTGGCTTTATTGCTGGTTTCACACTTGTCTTTATGCTGTTCGGATTAGCAAGCACGATGCTTGGGCAGCTTTTTGTTAGCAATCAAGCACTACTAGAGCGCCTTGGAGGAATTGTTATTATTTTATTCGGTCTACAAATGACTGGACTGATTTCTATTCGTGCTCTGTTCTCAGACAAAAGATTAGAGCCGTCTTCTAATACTGCGGCAAGTTTTTCAAAATCGTTATTGTTCGGCTTTTTATTTGCTGCTGGCTGGACACCATGCATTGGGCTTGTGTTAGCAAGTATTCTCACTTTAGCAAGTACATCTGCTACTATATGGAGCGGCGTCTTTTTGCTCTTTATTTATTCTGTTGGACTTGGCATTCCGTTTTTACTTATTGCCATGCTCTGGGCACGTTCATTGCACAAAATGAGACGTATGAATCGTTACTTACCGATTATCCAAAAAGTCAGTGGCGTTATTATGATTATCCTGGGCATTCTTTTATTCACTGGTTATTTTTCAACACTTGCAGCGATGATGGCCCAGTATACGCCTAGCTGGATGAAATAA